In Pseudomonadota bacterium, the genomic stretch AGAGCAGCGAATGTTGTCACCGATCAAAATTAATAGTCGCCTGATGGGGGCCGCGCTAGGCGGCCTGATCGCCTTGGTCGCCGCCGCCGGCGCCAACGCCGCCATCGTGACCTTTGGCGGCAGTGCGCACACGGTAAGCGCGCGCGGGCAGGGTGTCTACACGTCCGAGCAGGTGCGCACCCACGGTGGTGTGCGCGAGGTCAGCGTCGTCACGGCCGCCTCGAACGGTGAAGCACGCACCGACGTCACCCGTCGGAGTGATCTCGAGGAGGGGACGCTTCAGCTGGCCTTCTCCCACTCGCGGGCGGACGGCCCGTTCGGTCTCACCCACTCGCGTGGGTACCAGCAGTTCTCCACCCACCGCGATGTGGCGTTTCGGCTGAGCGGATTCTACGAGCTGGCCGGGCGCGGTGCCCTCCGGCTGCACGTGTTCATCTACGATCTACTGCAAGGGCAGTTCGTGGTCAGCGAGGAACACGTCGCTCGCTCTGCCGGTCGCCTGGCGCTCGGCGGTGGTACTGAGGACGCGGGCATCTCCGGTGTGCTCGCGGCCGGTGGGCGCTTCGCGATGTGGTACCACGCCTACACCTTCTCCTGGCCCGGGCTGGGCGCTGCCAGCGCGCGCGGAGAGGTGCAGCTGGCGCTTTCTCCGACGTCGCAAGCAGTGTCGGAGCCGTCGGCCTTGTGGCTCCTGGTGGCCGGAATTCCGCTGGCGCTCGTGGCTCGGCGGCGCCACCCCTCGACGGGTGTAGGTCGACCCTAAAACCCGTCCGCAAGGTGCCCCTATGGCGGGTAGCGCGGCGGGACCTGGGTTGTTGGTCAGTGCTTCGTTCTGGGGTAGACTGCGCGGCTTCGAGCGTCCAGGCCGGGGTAGCTCAGTCGGCAGAGCAACTGATTCGTAATCAGTAGGTCGGCGGTTCGAATCCGCCCCTCGGCACCATCT encodes the following:
- a CDS encoding PEP-CTERM sorting domain-containing protein (PEP-CTERM proteins occur, often in large numbers, in the proteomes of bacteria that also encode an exosortase, a predicted intramembrane cysteine proteinase. The presence of a PEP-CTERM domain at a protein's C-terminus predicts cleavage within the sorting domain, followed by covalent anchoring to some some component of the (usually Gram-negative) cell surface. Many PEP-CTERM proteins exhibit an unusual sequence composition that includes large numbers of potential glycosylation sites. Expression of one such protein has been shown restore the ability of a bacterium to form floc, a type of biofilm.); this encodes MLSPIKINSRLMGAALGGLIALVAAAGANAAIVTFGGSAHTVSARGQGVYTSEQVRTHGGVREVSVVTAASNGEARTDVTRRSDLEEGTLQLAFSHSRADGPFGLTHSRGYQQFSTHRDVAFRLSGFYELAGRGALRLHVFIYDLLQGQFVVSEEHVARSAGRLALGGGTEDAGISGVLAAGGRFAMWYHAYTFSWPGLGAASARGEVQLALSPTSQAVSEPSALWLLVAGIPLALVARRRHPSTGVGRP